One genomic region from Natrinema sp. DC36 encodes:
- a CDS encoding primase-associated protein — translation MIDPRETERDAYLAAAIPINYTDREIVQLFTRGYDRYVVDNTPDRETLLSDIEQFGTAAFKSSKRNRPLEYPFVDEPATLVLLATLSSICVSEQPRFEDTPPRQNQVLHNIRELFATNLLALVHEYDDPTLYQEMAEVLYAKGPSQDGPHPGRVCTDVKPMPEFDEEVTADTEYDLYVEIPMAAASRKCLARASTEATSADETGEIRTQVKDNHLYVPLDHLHDTYRSYGKRCFGRLQAVQEDELGEPQRKWLREHETAITERTDYALEIGHYEKVWKNWDQGEQIVRLLRNAVQASPHTQIGEFHTAQELSDALEVYEPENESERAQLTQLSTPRSVGNSLADHLSHRSVTVDRGDRVNTYRIGHSGGGSRPLEITELEDLFELPCLAAMDERLQEEKPVRKDLFNLVRMVMWLPQYREKSVDAITDELKDLFSRWPWFDPEISAYQIKYEARRGDRGIGPDGNTPLPMNCNNDDMQRYCIGKEQCPYSIYGSLPFPDDMYDQLEETDPV, via the coding sequence ATGATTGATCCACGAGAGACCGAGCGAGACGCCTACCTCGCTGCAGCGATCCCTATCAACTACACTGACAGAGAGATCGTTCAATTGTTCACCCGCGGGTACGACCGCTACGTCGTCGATAATACGCCAGACCGAGAGACGCTGCTTTCGGATATCGAACAGTTCGGGACTGCTGCGTTCAAGAGTTCCAAGCGTAACCGTCCGCTCGAGTACCCATTCGTCGACGAGCCCGCAACGCTCGTTTTGCTGGCTACTCTCAGTTCAATCTGCGTGAGCGAACAACCTCGCTTCGAGGACACGCCGCCTCGGCAGAACCAAGTCCTTCACAACATCCGCGAACTGTTCGCGACTAACCTCCTCGCACTTGTGCATGAGTACGACGATCCAACGCTCTACCAAGAGATGGCTGAGGTCCTCTACGCGAAAGGCCCCAGTCAGGACGGTCCCCACCCGGGTCGCGTTTGTACGGACGTCAAACCGATGCCCGAATTCGACGAGGAGGTGACTGCCGATACCGAGTACGATCTCTACGTCGAGATCCCAATGGCGGCTGCCTCTCGAAAGTGTCTCGCTCGAGCATCCACCGAAGCGACGAGTGCCGACGAAACGGGCGAGATTCGAACGCAGGTCAAGGACAATCATCTCTACGTCCCACTCGACCACCTCCATGACACTTATCGATCGTACGGCAAGCGGTGTTTTGGCCGGCTACAGGCAGTCCAAGAGGATGAACTCGGCGAGCCACAACGCAAGTGGCTTCGAGAGCACGAAACTGCCATCACCGAGCGGACTGACTACGCCCTCGAGATCGGCCACTACGAGAAGGTGTGGAAAAACTGGGATCAAGGCGAGCAGATCGTCCGACTACTCCGAAATGCTGTGCAAGCATCACCACACACTCAGATCGGTGAGTTTCATACTGCTCAGGAGTTGTCCGATGCTCTTGAAGTATATGAGCCAGAAAACGAGAGTGAACGAGCCCAGCTCACACAATTGTCGACCCCCCGAAGTGTAGGGAACTCGCTTGCAGATCACTTATCGCATCGATCGGTGACAGTCGATCGGGGTGACCGCGTCAATACGTATCGGATCGGCCACTCGGGCGGTGGATCGCGGCCACTCGAGATTACGGAACTCGAAGACCTGTTTGAACTGCCTTGTCTTGCTGCGATGGATGAGCGACTCCAAGAGGAGAAACCGGTCCGAAAAGACCTCTTCAACCTCGTTCGGATGGTAATGTGGCTCCCGCAGTACCGCGAGAAATCCGTCGACGCGATCACCGATGAACTCAAAGACCTGTTCAGCCGGTGGCCATGGTTTGATCCAGAGATCTCTGCCTACCAGATCAAGTACGAAGCCCGACGGGGCGATCGTGGAATTGGCCCCGACGGGAACACACCCCTGCCAATGAATTGTAATAATGACGATATGCAACGGTACTGTATTGGCAAAGAGCAGTGCCCCTACTCAATTTATGGTAGCCTTCCATTCCCCGACGATATGTACGACCAACTCGAGGAAACCGACCCCGTTTAG
- a CDS encoding DNA primase has protein sequence MTWRQATRGEVYAYYTEEFPEYVDQLPPFITPTAPKEFGISFRERHPIRKAERPDRDFIRRPTWRTDSDGEPIAQNFSNVEELVSFIQSPARYDPFQGSEYALADPDLLEKSDPISDGVYYGLDNWDRSWVLAVDIDAKGIATARAERELDENDLEIQSTDVSRDDALLAEFEICDADPRGYPYSFEDIDRAIEYGFETRDLFMDVFAAEKTMVVYSGQGVHVYLLDNELEYGYDEKSREVLNDLLLERYEIPIDPVVTADRSRLLRVPYSLHAEVCRVVQPIESPAFDPRTEARPQFLETERELTHD, from the coding sequence ATGACTTGGCGACAGGCAACCCGTGGCGAGGTCTATGCGTACTATACCGAGGAGTTCCCCGAGTATGTAGACCAGTTGCCGCCGTTCATCACACCAACGGCACCGAAAGAGTTCGGGATCAGCTTCCGCGAGCGCCATCCCATCCGCAAAGCGGAGCGCCCCGATCGCGACTTCATTCGACGGCCGACGTGGCGCACTGACTCAGATGGCGAGCCGATTGCACAGAACTTCAGCAACGTCGAAGAACTCGTCTCGTTCATCCAATCTCCCGCACGGTACGACCCGTTCCAGGGGAGTGAATACGCCTTGGCTGATCCCGATCTGCTCGAGAAGAGTGATCCGATTTCGGATGGCGTCTACTACGGGTTGGACAACTGGGACCGATCGTGGGTTCTCGCGGTCGATATCGATGCGAAAGGCATCGCCACAGCACGCGCTGAACGCGAACTTGACGAGAATGACCTCGAGATCCAATCAACAGATGTGAGTCGTGACGACGCGTTGCTCGCCGAATTCGAGATTTGTGACGCCGATCCGAGGGGGTATCCCTACTCGTTCGAGGACATCGACCGTGCGATCGAGTACGGCTTCGAAACACGAGACCTCTTCATGGATGTATTTGCTGCCGAGAAGACGATGGTCGTCTATTCCGGTCAAGGCGTCCACGTCTATCTGCTCGACAACGAGCTTGAGTACGGGTATGACGAGAAAAGCCGAGAAGTGCTCAACGATCTCTTGCTCGAGCGTTATGAGATCCCGATCGATCCCGTTGTGACTGCCGACCGAAGCCGTCTCCTTCGCGTGCCCTACTCGTTGCACGCAGAGGTCTGCCGTGTCGTCCAGCCGATCGAGAGCCCAGCGTTCGATCCCCGAACGGAAGCCCGACCACAGTTCCTTGAAACCGAGCGTGAACTTACCCATGATTGA
- a CDS encoding HalOD1 output domain-containing protein, protein MESYNQHQIAADGGSGVVVEEQPWESIVQTVIRGIAAVKGTPECDLDPLYNSINPEALNELMRHSQRISSDVSVEFTHEGCTVLVRNEDPMKITDSPPDEIM, encoded by the coding sequence ATGGAATCCTATAACCAACATCAGATAGCCGCGGACGGCGGGTCAGGAGTTGTTGTAGAAGAACAACCGTGGGAATCCATAGTACAGACTGTAATACGAGGAATTGCTGCTGTAAAAGGTACTCCTGAGTGTGACCTTGATCCGCTCTACAACAGCATCAACCCAGAGGCGCTGAACGAGCTGATGCGACATTCACAGCGTATCTCATCAGATGTGTCCGTGGAATTCACCCACGAGGGATGTACTGTTCTGGTGCGAAACGAAGATCCGATGAAAATCACAGACTCTCCACCTGATGAAATTATGTAG
- a CDS encoding DUF4365 domain-containing protein — protein MAKKRSSNQQLEQASRGELLSRLNEFVVNSLDNDFGLDFQITLTEQGEDTHQEVQSINFYIQLKASEEFTGERATFDLATDDLELYVETSQPVVLALYDDAADQFYWKVMQDYIWDTLDNETPRWREQKYNRLHVSKQNTFEDTDALKDAVVASQKRIIRRQNMGLGLGEGIHFSSADLGELNREISSSLLSFKGHSLIKSQELMQQGNTEEARETLVEVYNAPKKDEGKLKALVGLAHTYNSLEPEEAVTIIELSEKAINLAQDLDMDGLGYYTKIHRHQSELFILLEKTEEILVSLKFQGEDTDSFFAYYFNETLIKLLEEKIHIFGKINNALNQLVDGDHLYEFIVSLPIVLDYMSNQIMRLTQLQIVDKAALGEDKHDHPLVEQCEQILNIVDDPEIQMLLGKSLGRYYYFTLEPGKAKKHFTTGIKGAEELGDEHTVEFLQELLDDVEDQPDPYEREEVSKEEVEEMSLSEYQEMAKDMLKIQGIDLDADSEDRTVDAVRLGVKDIDQTEYFRHCEHLRIRQLSTSPLGQWLSLHTLGMKMVWCKHGGAIESVNLELAFDGFIDQYCEGCEHHCPRPDDWEPNLSWWEEQTQDPQLEEFLDKREDPWAQDSG, from the coding sequence GTGGCGAAGAAGAGAAGCAGTAACCAGCAACTCGAACAAGCTTCTCGAGGAGAACTGCTCTCCCGGTTAAATGAGTTTGTCGTCAATTCGTTAGATAACGATTTTGGGCTCGATTTCCAGATTACGTTGACAGAACAGGGTGAGGATACCCACCAGGAAGTGCAGTCGATTAATTTCTACATACAATTGAAGGCATCCGAAGAGTTCACTGGTGAGCGGGCGACATTCGATCTTGCGACTGACGATCTTGAATTGTATGTGGAAACATCACAGCCGGTTGTACTGGCGCTGTACGACGACGCAGCAGACCAGTTCTACTGGAAGGTGATGCAGGACTACATCTGGGATACATTGGATAACGAGACGCCCAGATGGCGGGAACAGAAGTATAACCGTCTCCACGTCAGCAAGCAGAACACGTTCGAGGATACGGACGCCCTCAAGGACGCCGTTGTCGCCAGCCAGAAGCGGATCATCCGCCGTCAAAATATGGGGCTGGGACTGGGGGAGGGAATCCACTTTTCGTCCGCAGATCTCGGTGAACTCAATCGGGAGATCAGCAGCAGCCTGCTGAGCTTCAAGGGCCATTCCCTGATCAAGTCGCAGGAGCTCATGCAACAGGGGAACACGGAAGAAGCGCGAGAGACGCTGGTCGAGGTCTACAACGCGCCGAAGAAGGACGAGGGGAAGCTGAAAGCCCTTGTCGGCCTCGCCCACACGTACAATTCACTGGAGCCTGAGGAGGCCGTGACCATCATCGAACTCTCTGAGAAGGCCATTAACCTCGCCCAGGATCTGGACATGGACGGCCTCGGATACTATACCAAGATCCACAGGCACCAGTCAGAGCTGTTCATCCTTCTGGAGAAGACCGAGGAGATACTGGTGTCATTGAAGTTCCAGGGTGAGGATACGGATTCGTTCTTCGCGTATTATTTTAATGAGACCCTGATCAAGTTGCTTGAAGAGAAAATCCATATCTTCGGCAAGATCAACAATGCGCTGAATCAGCTGGTTGACGGCGACCACCTCTACGAGTTCATCGTGAGCCTGCCCATCGTGCTTGACTACATGTCTAATCAGATCATGCGTCTCACGCAGCTGCAGATCGTGGACAAGGCTGCGCTGGGCGAGGATAAGCACGATCACCCGCTCGTTGAGCAGTGCGAGCAGATCCTGAATATCGTTGATGATCCAGAGATCCAGATGCTGCTCGGAAAGAGTCTCGGGCGGTACTACTATTTTACGCTGGAACCGGGGAAAGCGAAAAAACACTTCACAACCGGGATCAAGGGGGCGGAGGAACTCGGTGACGAGCATACCGTTGAGTTCTTGCAAGAGCTGCTAGACGATGTCGAGGACCAGCCGGATCCATACGAACGGGAAGAGGTGAGTAAGGAAGAGGTGGAGGAGATGAGCCTGTCGGAATACCAAGAGATGGCAAAGGATATGCTGAAGATACAGGGGATTGACCTTGACGCGGATAGCGAGGATCGCACTGTAGATGCGGTCCGGCTAGGGGTCAAGGATATCGACCAGACGGAGTACTTCCGGCACTGCGAGCACCTGCGGATCCGCCAGCTATCGACGAGCCCGCTCGGCCAGTGGCTCAGCCTCCACACGCTAGGGATGAAAATGGTGTGGTGTAAGCACGGTGGAGCGATAGAGAGTGTGAATCTAGAACTGGCGTTTGATGGGTTTATAGACCAATATTGCGAAGGCTGTGAGCATCACTGTCCACGGCCGGACGATTGGGAGCCCAATCTGTCGTGGTGGGAGGAGCAGACACAAGATCCTCAGCTCGAAGAATTTCTCGACAAGCGTGAAGATCCGTGGGCACAGGATTCTGGATAG
- a CDS encoding DUF6516 family protein, which produces MASLTDDDLDGVSEGRKYSNGTVVRVFCMRTDRDAYPSGWAYKLHYGATEPDPPRTLDDGTIRRYDNSHEDTKGHELHVAPDPDPDIITFPGMVELWERFWSEIPKSEFEVK; this is translated from the coding sequence ATGGCCTCACTGACCGACGACGACCTCGATGGCGTGAGCGAAGGGAGGAAGTACTCCAACGGGACCGTCGTCCGTGTGTTTTGCATGCGGACAGACCGCGACGCGTACCCGTCTGGGTGGGCCTACAAGCTCCACTACGGCGCGACGGAGCCGGATCCACCCCGCACGCTTGACGATGGGACGATTCGTCGGTACGACAATTCGCACGAGGACACGAAAGGGCACGAACTGCACGTCGCACCGGACCCCGACCCAGATATAATCACGTTCCCCGGGATGGTCGAACTCTGGGAACGATTCTGGAGCGAGATCCCGAAATCCGAGTTCGAGGTCAAGTGA
- a CDS encoding type II toxin-antitoxin system RelE/ParE family toxin, producing the protein MTDVKYTEQAIGHLENLDPQVADRVMNKVDEATDWTEHRLERLSGYPYYKLRAGDYRAIITWDRDDNVLIVEAIGHRRNVYDRHLPP; encoded by the coding sequence ATGACTGACGTCAAGTACACTGAGCAAGCGATCGGCCACCTTGAGAACCTTGACCCGCAAGTCGCCGATCGTGTGATGAATAAAGTCGATGAGGCGACTGACTGGACCGAACACCGACTCGAGCGTCTTTCCGGCTACCCATATTACAAACTTCGCGCCGGCGACTACCGAGCGATCATCACATGGGATCGCGACGACAACGTTCTCATCGTCGAGGCGATTGGTCACCGACGAAACGTGTATGACCGGCACCTTCCCCCATGA
- a CDS encoding AsnC family transcriptional regulator produces MRTSTDFHRYLEDTLERPAAVADDTPEFAVYVSLLTVDRTAYAMAATRILQAKNLRPTRDNISLLQAVASSPYAAARALQQLAGEDESRELRPDELRYALGTLEPKQLLADLPPTVGRIAQTLLIAESRLSQRNLADRAGVSARTIQNYRNRLEAFDFIRIDETGYRLALSSQTTSERRDSVVPTVLEENQTLLDAADALLETILPPERYSDPDDPLGSVLFWPPDPQRLLNHLSVGPWLRLAAALTATGSTGNNQAV; encoded by the coding sequence GTGAGGACGTCCACCGACTTTCACCGATATCTTGAGGACACACTCGAGAGGCCAGCAGCGGTCGCTGATGACACTCCCGAATTCGCTGTCTACGTCTCCCTCTTGACGGTCGATCGAACGGCCTACGCGATGGCTGCAACGCGGATCCTGCAGGCCAAGAACCTCCGACCGACTCGAGACAACATTTCGCTACTACAGGCGGTAGCCAGCTCTCCGTACGCTGCTGCTCGAGCACTCCAGCAACTCGCCGGCGAAGACGAGAGCCGAGAGCTCCGGCCGGACGAACTCCGCTACGCGTTGGGAACACTCGAACCCAAGCAGTTGCTCGCCGATCTTCCACCGACAGTTGGCCGAATCGCTCAGACGCTTCTCATAGCCGAAAGCCGCCTGTCACAGCGTAACCTTGCCGACCGAGCGGGCGTCTCAGCACGGACCATCCAGAACTATCGCAACCGGCTCGAGGCGTTCGATTTCATCCGTATTGACGAGACTGGATATCGTCTGGCATTATCGTCCCAGACTACTTCCGAACGCCGCGATTCAGTTGTTCCAACTGTCCTTGAGGAGAACCAGACGCTCCTTGACGCCGCCGACGCCCTTCTCGAGACAATCCTTCCGCCAGAGCGATACAGTGATCCCGACGACCCACTAGGCAGCGTACTGTTCTGGCCGCCGGATCCCCAGCGATTACTCAATCATCTGTCGGTCGGGCCGTGGCTGCGATTAGCAGCCGCGCTCACAGCAACAGGATCTACCGGGAACAACCAGGCCGTGTAG
- a CDS encoding DNA-binding protein, with the protein MSSTNFRDDKTSDGSSVNQEAAAEKTDAGVAVEDEFAEDIVDETPEFQASVEQEINTKVETNHPETMVGREENEFGYLPLAQEERIRAREEELELISAKATFGTQEGREKRTREIVVEQRRERRVERVDPRSELEQEQLAEVNKQSVRITETVRGGPSRAAVSRGLAEKVTDGTSMIDATLEEMDEVKAESGTIVDIADVPEVEAGEVDVEGEIIKLWEPSQPSISQVGLIADATEKMKFTIWENSYQTTVSEGETVRIRNAAKNWHNERCSLAVTGWSRLEFPERGRWWTQE; encoded by the coding sequence ATGAGTTCTACGAACTTCCGAGATGATAAAACTTCGGATGGATCGAGTGTCAACCAAGAGGCGGCTGCGGAGAAGACGGACGCAGGCGTGGCGGTGGAAGACGAGTTCGCGGAAGACATCGTGGATGAGACGCCGGAGTTCCAGGCGTCGGTCGAGCAGGAGATCAACACGAAAGTCGAGACGAACCACCCGGAGACGATGGTTGGACGCGAGGAGAACGAGTTCGGATACCTGCCACTGGCACAGGAAGAGCGGATTCGGGCTCGAGAGGAGGAGCTCGAGTTGATCAGCGCAAAGGCGACGTTCGGAACGCAGGAGGGGCGAGAGAAGCGGACGCGAGAGATCGTGGTCGAGCAGCGCCGAGAGCGGCGGGTCGAACGGGTGGACCCCCGCTCGGAGCTGGAGCAAGAGCAATTGGCGGAGGTCAACAAACAATCGGTGCGAATCACGGAGACGGTGCGTGGAGGTCCAAGCCGGGCGGCAGTGAGCCGTGGACTGGCGGAGAAGGTGACGGACGGGACGTCGATGATCGACGCAACACTCGAGGAGATGGACGAAGTGAAGGCCGAGTCGGGAACGATCGTCGACATCGCAGATGTGCCGGAGGTAGAGGCAGGCGAAGTGGACGTGGAAGGCGAGATCATTAAACTATGGGAGCCCTCGCAGCCGTCGATCAGCCAGGTTGGACTGATCGCGGATGCGACCGAGAAGATGAAGTTCACGATCTGGGAGAACTCCTATCAGACAACAGTGAGCGAGGGAGAGACGGTGCGAATCAGGAACGCGGCGAAGAACTGGCACAACGAGCGATGCAGCCTGGCTGTGACCGGCTGGAGTCGCCTCGAGTTCCCCGAACGCGGGCGGTGGTGGACCCAGGAATAG
- a CDS encoding AAA family ATPase, with product MGEEIDSPDTSQSTFEDGSELADSSQEATNGDGGGISIRDRLQTESSGGVFANKDLVRSDTIIDEDRIVGRDDQLGRVVDNLKPMLQNEGIPDMLLSGPSGTGKSLIIHAVCKQIVELCESQGKTFGVISINCEGPKTADRAVYRLVKAAGDDLGVDPGVPQTGVSTDQKLERLYELMREYYDGVIFILDEIDMLEGPYQEAEYNSLIYQLSRARKLADFDGPISLTTITNYADFDGPISLTTITNYADFMKDLNSRAQSSYNPDDIFFDDYDANQLRSILHNRRDAFKPESLADDVVPLVAAFGSQTHGDARKAIDLLRWAGELAERRGADTVIETDVREAQEKYTENRKLRHISGISTQKKLSIYAVAATAHYAREHPEWIPAGPAFKTYQFIADTMDSDQYSRETFVNHVTEQSTYGVLDFERRGKGRGRGVHMYFSLSEDPETIMETIREDSRFEDLAHEEATISAVVRERLKQFQSKN from the coding sequence ATGGGTGAGGAGATAGATTCTCCCGATACGTCACAGTCGACGTTCGAGGATGGCTCGGAACTCGCCGATTCTTCTCAAGAGGCAACAAACGGTGACGGTGGTGGCATCTCAATCCGGGATCGACTACAAACTGAGTCGTCTGGGGGGGTCTTCGCGAACAAAGACCTCGTTCGGTCAGATACCATCATCGACGAGGATCGTATCGTCGGTCGTGATGACCAACTGGGCCGTGTCGTCGACAATCTGAAACCCATGCTCCAGAACGAAGGCATCCCAGATATGCTTCTGAGTGGTCCCTCTGGAACTGGGAAGTCGCTCATCATTCATGCAGTCTGCAAACAGATCGTCGAACTGTGTGAATCCCAAGGCAAGACCTTCGGGGTCATTTCAATCAACTGCGAGGGGCCGAAGACTGCAGATCGGGCTGTCTATCGGTTAGTTAAAGCTGCTGGCGACGACCTCGGCGTTGATCCTGGTGTTCCCCAAACCGGAGTCTCAACGGATCAGAAGCTGGAGCGACTGTACGAACTGATGCGCGAGTACTATGACGGTGTCATCTTCATTCTCGATGAAATCGATATGCTCGAGGGACCGTATCAGGAAGCAGAGTACAATTCTCTCATCTACCAGCTTTCACGGGCTCGAAAACTCGCCGATTTTGATGGGCCGATCTCACTCACGACTATCACGAATTACGCCGATTTTGATGGGCCGATCTCACTCACGACTATCACGAATTACGCCGATTTCATGAAGGACCTCAACAGCCGCGCACAGAGTTCTTACAATCCTGATGACATCTTCTTCGATGATTACGATGCGAACCAACTCCGTAGTATTCTCCACAACCGACGAGACGCCTTCAAGCCAGAATCACTCGCAGATGACGTCGTTCCGCTTGTTGCCGCGTTCGGATCCCAAACCCATGGTGATGCACGGAAAGCAATTGATCTCCTCAGATGGGCTGGCGAATTAGCCGAGCGGCGTGGAGCTGACACTGTTATCGAGACTGATGTCCGTGAAGCCCAGGAGAAATACACCGAAAATCGCAAACTACGCCATATTAGCGGGATATCCACTCAAAAGAAACTCTCCATCTACGCTGTGGCGGCCACTGCCCACTACGCAAGAGAACATCCTGAGTGGATACCTGCTGGACCTGCGTTCAAGACGTACCAATTCATTGCTGATACGATGGATTCGGATCAGTACAGTCGCGAGACGTTCGTAAATCACGTCACAGAGCAGAGTACGTACGGGGTACTGGACTTCGAGCGTCGAGGCAAGGGGCGAGGCAGAGGGGTGCATATGTATTTCTCCCTCTCCGAGGATCCGGAAACGATCATGGAGACGATTCGTGAGGATTCCCGGTTCGAAGATCTAGCTCACGAAGAGGCGACTATCAGCGCGGTTGTCCGCGAACGGCTGAAGCAGTTCCAGAGCAAGAACTAA
- a CDS encoding PadR family transcriptional regulator → MDDLTGFQRDLLYVIAGADRPSGQDVKEEIEEYYESEINHGRLYPNLDTLVNKELVEKGELDRRTNYYAISDTGEQAIQDRREWEDQYVEL, encoded by the coding sequence ATGGATGACCTCACCGGCTTCCAACGAGACCTCCTGTACGTGATAGCAGGCGCCGACCGCCCATCCGGCCAAGATGTCAAGGAGGAGATAGAGGAGTACTATGAGAGTGAAATCAATCACGGCCGGCTGTACCCAAACCTCGACACGCTTGTCAACAAGGAGTTGGTCGAGAAGGGCGAACTCGACCGACGGACGAACTATTATGCGATCAGCGACACAGGAGAGCAAGCGATCCAAGATAGACGAGAGTGGGAAGATCAGTACGTCGAGTTGTAG
- a CDS encoding ribbon-helix-helix domain-containing protein translates to MSTDTNDAGEGNGNGTNKIDVRVPNRLLEEIDEEYERRGYTSRSEAIRDALRDWIDPPTRLSDETLEELEKSREQREQGETQSADDVRERLGLND, encoded by the coding sequence ATGAGTACTGACACTAACGATGCCGGTGAAGGGAACGGCAACGGCACCAACAAAATCGACGTCCGGGTTCCAAACCGGCTCCTCGAGGAGATCGACGAGGAGTACGAGCGTCGCGGGTATACCTCACGGTCGGAAGCGATCCGCGACGCACTCCGCGACTGGATCGATCCACCGACGAGGCTCTCTGACGAGACGCTTGAAGAACTTGAAAAGAGCCGCGAGCAGCGAGAGCAGGGCGAAACGCAATCAGCCGACGACGTTCGCGAGCGCCTCGGCTTGAATGACTGA